A segment of the Lycium barbarum isolate Lr01 chromosome 7, ASM1917538v2, whole genome shotgun sequence genome:
TACTTGTCTTCCAAGAGAGGTCAGGCACAAGGGATCAAGAATTCTTCTAATTCGGTTCGACAGGAAACACCAAAACGATGCCTTTGAAAATGTTAGACCAGGTATTTCTCATCATAACTACTGTTTTGAAAGTCATATTCAGCATCAACAACATTCATTATGATAAATCTATAAGCTGTGAGTTACCTCCACAGCTCCACAAGCACAATAATTTGGTGCATGAGCAGATTCAAACATCAACCAATTACCTACAACACACCTTTTGAACATAGCAAGGGTAAAGAAAAGGAAATAAGCTTTTAAACACTACccagaggcgaatccaggattttAAGAGGATCGGTTCACCATTGCTGCTaagattatttaaaaaaaaaaaaagacgcaaAAGTGCATTAAGTTGTGTTCGATCCTGCAACCTTAAGGATTAAACCCAGCACTTAACCAGTGTTCCACTCAATCTtgtttgaccatgtgttccttcaaTTAATATTAGATATTTTTTAAGAATTATATACATAAGATACTGAGTTTAGTCgggtgaccatgtgttcacgtgacccattttTCCTACCTAAATTCGCCCCTGACACCACCTACCAGAGTTTCACATAGCTAATTTCAGGTCCAGATAAAAGAGGATTATAGTTATAACAAATTGACTATAGTGCCAAACTATTATCAGTTCTAGCACTTCTATCTAAACTCGTAAGAACTTATAAGTATGTTTCATTATTTAATGCTTATCAACTACTTTAATCAGCTAAGTCAAACAAATTATCAAAATTGAAAACTTTTCCTCATCAACAGCAGAAATACCGAACAGAATAAAAGAAACTGACCTTATGACAGCACAATTTGAAGCATCCCCTTGGACTCTGGCAGGCATATTAGCATCACTAGTACTTTGTTTCTGAACAGAATTTAGCTCAGGTAGCGGCAAAGGCTGAGGCTTGACGGATTTAGACCAGTGACAAGGCTTCTGATACCGAGAGGATCGAGACACTGGTGACCCTGAATTCTTATAGCAATCAGGAGAAACTGGCATGGATTGAGAGCCAACATTTGGGTGcaaatcaatatcatcatcatcaacatgtcTCAGTTTACGCAGCCGAGTAAGCCGCCTTTCTCCACCTCCATAACTTTTGGGAGACTCGTGTGAAGGTGAAGTAGATGCAGAGGAACTTGAAAACAGTGAAAATGCTTTTCTTGTAAAAGGCATCTCAATTGTTGAGACGCAAATTCAGAATTTAGAGTCAGCGGATTCAGAATGAGTATTAATATATCTACTTATGGATCAAGGAGAAAATAGAACAACATAATATGCTTCTATTACTAAAAAGATGTCATGGAGAGAAAAATCCAAGAATTGCTTGTGGGGTTGTTTGACTTGTCTTTAAGGTTTTGTTGTTGAAGAACTTAGAACAATATGCTTCTATTACTAAAGACATGTCATGGGAACAAAAATGAGCAAAAATTTTCAAGAATTGCTTGTGGGGTTGTGGGATTTAGGGGTTCAAGAATGGATGATGTGGTTGTGGGGGTTAAAGGGTAGTAGATTTTGTTGTTAAAGAAATTAGAACACTAAGCTTTCTATTAGTACTAAAAACAAGTCATGGGgacaaaaattgagaaaaaacaATCAAAGAATTACTTGTGGGGTTCAAAATGAGTATTAATATGGAGCATAAATAAGAATAATAGGCTTCTATTAGTACTAAAAACATGGCATGGGGGCCaaaaattgagagagaaaatCCAAGAATTGCTTGTGGGGTTGTGGGACTTAGGTAATTGAAACTCTTCAAGTATTGCTTTGTGGGGTTGTAGGGGTTAAAGGGTAATAGATTTTGTAGCTGAAGAAATTAGAACACTATGCTTCTATTAGTACAAAAAACATGCCATGGGGACAAAAAATGAGGAAAAAAATATTTCAAGAATTGCTTGTTGATTCTGGGATTTAGGGAATTGAAACTCTTCAATAATGGATGATGAGGGCTAAAGCCTTAAAGGGTAGTTGGTTTTGTTGTTGAAGAAAACCATAGAGAGTCGTCTCTTGCAGGCATTACACACTAAGAAAACTCAAattcttttttcttaattttttgtcAAATGGTTGAATCTCAAAGTTCACTTCTATGTGATTGGAAGTCAGAAACACGATGGcttattttgtttctttttggtGAAAAGTCGATTTGTCAGTATAAGATATATGAATACGTGTGTGAACataacaatttaaaaaaaaaaaaaaagagttttccaTTCTACGATGTCAATTGTCAAGGTTGACTAGTATAAATCGACGTGTGAGAATAGAAAAAAGCACACGTACTTTATAAAACGACTTTAAGACAATGAAGTCAGCCAGTCATGAGTCACCGCtggcctttctttcttttttttattgAACCAAAGGAAAAGGTTCAAATATGTTAGCATTGAACTTTGTGAAATGGTTCAATTTTGTCATGCGGCAATAGTTGGAAGGAAATATGCCTCTACCGTTATAATAATGTTCTAGATATGTTCTTATTTATTAGAGAAAATGAGAACTTTTgtcctcttacaatttgaatagaaaaaaatgattttttcagATCTATTATAGATAAAAAATGAAGACACTAGATACTTGAAAACTTCCTCTCTTGAGATGACATCATCGCAAATCTCCCCAATTTCTTGAATGATAGACATTAGATACTTAAAACTTCCTTTCTTGAGATGACCTTCATGCCGAGCCTCACTTATACTCCAGCCTCATGCGTTAAGTCACTAAACTTGCTCTCCAAGTATTCAGTTTTGGTCTTGTTCAACCtgaatttgagggccaaaaattaaagaccaccccaagataGGGACATCCGTTTGAACCTCTTGTTCATCGAGAGGCCCATGGATACACTTCCTTAATTCATATGATTCATAGTGAGGATCCATAATTATAAGCGGATCCAATTTAAATTATGTATTTTTATAGTAACCTCAAGTTAACATATAATAATAATTAGATTTATTCCCacgtatttatatatatgtagtaaATATTTTTACATATACAAGGTGTGAGAAAAAATACTAAGTTTCCATGAATCCCCATGTACCACTCTAGATCCTCCCCTGGATCCATTTATCCTCCCAGAAATTAATATGACTCTCATCTACTCCACTGCGGTTTAGCGGTATATCGTCACAATTCCACCAGTAAGTCAGTTTGCATCTTAGTTATAAGGCTTTGCCTCATATTTCAAACTGATAtgcactttaattttttttccaaatagtGCAAGATTAAACACATAGTGTAAACCATGCATATTTCTGTTAGTTTCTACTATTCTTTTGGTTATTTGCTATTTCTTCCAAAAAAACTTACTGTATGTAATTAcgtgacaaaaaaataatatatatatatatatatatatatatatatatatatatatatatatatatatatatatatatatatatattcaaaaaaaaaaaacatatatatatatattttgaatctCAATTATACATGTAACCAATATATATAATTTAACTTGTTATAGaaaattagttatgttttataAGTTAACTATCTACGCTTGTAATTGGAGTATTTCAGTACCTGATTGTAGaaaatttttatatttataatttCATATACAAGTTCTTCCAGAACAATATTCCTATCAGTTCAAAGAAGAggtaaaaaaaacaaagaaaaacatCACCATATATTAGGTACTTCGACAAACAGAAATACAATGATGTAGTTCTACATGTACTAAATATTGTACGTACTAAAAAGGTGAAAACGAGACAAAGCTTCATTGTTTGATTAATATCCTTGGAAGATTGGCGGAGGTGGTGATGCGTAAATTGAACCAATATTTGGTGGAAGGACAACATGTTCGAAAGGTGGAGGCGGGGACAACTTTGGAGAAGGAGGTGGTGGAGATTTTAGTGGTGGTGGTGGGGAGTGGACAGGCGGTGGTGGAGAATGAACTATAGGTGGTGGTGGGGAGTGGACTGGTGGTGGTGGAGAGTGGACGGGTGGTGGTGGAGAATGTACTGGAGGTGGCGGTGGAGAGTGGACGGGTGGTGGTGGGGAGTGGACCGGTGGTGGTGGAGAGTGTACGGGAGGTGGTGGCGAATGTATGGGTGGTGGAGGAGAGGCAACAGGTGGAGGAGGAGAGTGGACAGGCGGTGGTGGAGAATGTACTGGAGGTGGCGGTGGAGAGTGAACGGGTGGTGGCGAGTGCATGGGAGGTGGTGGGGAGTGTACCGGAGGTGGTGGAGAGGAAACAGGTGGAGGAGGAGAGTGGACAGGTGGTGGTGGAGAATGTACTATTGGCGGCGGTGAGAAGACTTGTGGTGGTGGAGAGGAAACAGGAGGAGGAGAAGCCTTCTTTGTGGTGGGTGGTGGAGCATGAGGCTTTGGAGATGGTTTAGGGGTGGGTGGTGACTTGGGGGTAGGTGGAGGATTAGGCTTTGATTTAGGAGGTTGAGATTTTGGTGTGGGAGAAGGTGTTGGTTTTGGTGGCACTTCATTTTTCTTACGAGGAGGAGATTTTGATGAGGGTCCTCCACATTTAGCCTTACTACAATCAATTGGCTTGCTCACAATAGGCTGACATTGTTTTTGAGACTTTTGTTTTGGTCTATCAGGCAAACAATTGTTTGTATCATCGAAAGTCACATCTTTCCTCGTATGTGGTTCACAACTTTTGGCCTCGCCATTGAAGTAATTGAACGAAAACTTGAAATTCTTCAAATTTGATGAACTACATAGATTCTCCGGAACAAAGCCAGTTAAGGAATTGTGCGAAAGATCCAATTCTTCAACATGTGAAAGACCATTAAGGGTCTTTGGCAATATCCCAGAAAGCGAATTCCCAGCAGCATTGAACACTGTTACATTCTTTAACAACCCGACCTCAACAGGCAAGCATCCACCAAGATCGTTGTTTGAGAACACGATCTCATCCAAGTTCGACATCTTTCCAATGCTGTTAGGAATACAACCATGGAACTTGTTATTGGCAAACGTAATAACAGAAACCGAAGAATTTCCAAGAGTCTCGGGGATGGTAGATACGAATCGATTGTCATTCAAGAACAAAGCATCAAGATCTTTGTCAAACAACTGTGCAGGCAACTCTCCTTCAAAGTTGTTAAACCTTAAATCCAAGTACTTAAGGTTAGGCATGTTTAGAACAACCTTAGGAAAAGGACCAACAAGACGATTATTACTAAGATCTAACTCATGCAGCAATGTAAGCTTAGAGAAACTCTCTGGAACAATTCCACAAAATCTATTGGAATTTAGGTGAAACAAAGCTGCATCTGTCAATAATCCTAATTCTACAGGAAGATAGCCTGCTATATCTGCATGATTAAGATCAATCCCAGCAACAACAGTTACATTAGGATCATCTAGAGACGGCGAACAGAACACACCCTTATAGTTACAAACATCTGGACCTTCCCAATTGCTAGTGAATTTAGAAGGGTCAGAATATACAGCTTCTTTCCATGCCTTTAATGCAATGTAGGCGCGTCTAAGCCTGGAATTGGGAAATGTGTATTCTACCTTCACCTCGAATTCATAGTTATCGGGTAAATTACCATTTTCAGGAAGTGTTGAGAGTTGTCGTCGTGCAAGAAATGATGCTTCATGGTCAGAGAGTGCACAAGAGAAAGAAAACAGAATCAAAGAGAGCAACAAAATGAAGAAACATCGATACGCCTGCATTTTTGGAAGGGAATTTCGGACTAACAAGCTGCCTCGGAAGAAGCCCAAGGCTGCCCTATGGAAGATGATTTGCAAAAGAACTATCTGCTAAACACAATAAGAATTATGAAAGATAAAATATGTTCATCATATGAGAAATGAAGATTAATTTTTTCCCTCTTTTGGTGGGAGATAGTGTTGCAGGTTAAGGTCAAATTATGTCAATGCAGTGTTTGAATTGAGTCATTAAAATATTCACTTGCATGAAGACAAGGAGTGTATTTAGGGGGAAAATGGAAGGCCAATGGTGATGAATGCTACAATGAATTTCACCACAAAATAATAGAGGAAACAAAGGTAAACCTTAAATTGCTCTAGGCCGTTGGTTTACAGCTAAAAGTATTAACAAGAAGAAAATGAATGGATCATTTTATAAAGAAGTTTGGAAGTTTATTTTAGCTTAACATGATTTCCTTGGACTACCATATTAATTGATAAATGTTTAAACTTAAATACATTTTTATAGCTGTATCTATGGTGTTTAACATAAGTAAATATTGAGGACGAAATGTTCTTTTCATTCTAtatcacatttggagaactttgaGAAAGACGACGTAGTCAATGTCTTTTAATGTTGCATCACTTATGTAGCCAAAAAGTTGAATACCAGCAAGGAAGTTTTAaagtaaaaacaaaaataaaagggATGTATGCTTATAGTTCAATGAGTTGTAAATGATTTTATTTGTCATTTCCAGGTTACGAATCCACACTAAATATATAGAGTTTTCTCTAATTGATGTATAAATTCTCCCAGGGTGTGAAAATTTACGTACTATCTGTATATAAAAGTTAAATCCAAGTTAAAATTTAAAGGTCTATAAACGTACATATAATGTGAGTTCTTTCCAAAAATTCACTCTAACATACTCGTGACAACACATAAACCCATGGAATTTGTGTCAATCAAATGCACAATAGTTATCCATGCCACAAAAGACAACAAACGTCACGAAAATGAATTAATAATTCTATCCATACAGAGCATTTTTGTGCAGTAACATTCGTGAATAATGATGGAGCGCAGAAATGGACTAAATATTCAGACATGCAAATGTCAATGATTCAATATACTCTAATCTTCATAAATCAATACATGTCAAAATTGCTAACCAACGAATTCCCTCCAGGTCGAATTTGTTTGTAAGACATTCCAAGGTTAAGAAGCCTGACTTGCAGAGTGAATGATAAAGGGCATAACGTTGTTATTCAATGAAAAGTGTTAGTCCAAATACCCTCGAAATATCTTGAAAAAGTAAGTTACTGGACAGGACATACTCGTCACTGAAGAATCGTGTGCCAACTTCCATGAGGAAAAGCCATCGAGTAATCCCTCAGTTAGACGGTCTCTGGCATGCAACAAACAACTGCCAACTGATAAAAGCAATCAGCAATGAGCTGAATAGCTCAAAGCCTACCACTTTTGGAAGGTGCCAACCCAAGCCTCGCCTCAGATAACTGCAAACACCATAGTAGTTAGCTTAGCAAGTCTGTTTCTTGAATCAGACATGAAAAATACAACTAAAACATAAGCAGTTATTTTCTTTAAGTAGAAGTCAGATCAGGTTCTCAGCTTGAACATTCAGGTCAAATTAATGCTAATTTTATCAATGCAAACCAACTCCCTGTCCAACCCATTTTATGTCATTTAGTTTCTCGAgcattaaaaaaaatgtttctcCACAAGTATCTTGGGCATTTTCTGatgttttaaaattaaaattgacACAATTTTACAATTTATGTGCAAAGACAATCCTAATAGCGGCAACTTAATGCAATGGCAAGCTGTCCATTTCAGAAATTGGTCCATTTGGACTGTTACACAAGCTATGTCAATTAATGGGACAAAAGAGATACGTTTGATACGATATAAATTTTGAAAATTCTGTTGAAAAGAGAACTTGAAATATTCCAAACTAGAGTTAGTTTGTATTATAAGACAGACAGTTAATGTAGATTTAAATGGTTTAGTTTGTATTATAAGACAGACAGTTAATGTAGATTTAAATGGTCTTTTGTTTTGGTAGTAAAATGGTCTATGCATAATGTATTTTGCTAATTAGTATCACCCTTATTTCCAGCCATAGCCATTATCACTGTACACAAGAAACTTTTTATTTCTAACGCATTTTCTCCAAGCAATTGAAGTATTTACCAATGCAATCCAAAGTTTGTACTGCTTCATTCATGTGAAGCAGCTACTTAGGATTTGTATTCATTCTGAATTAATTCACTATAATAAGGATATAGACCTGGTAATGGATGGCATTGTTGCCACAATCCCAGCACATGCATATATGATAGGTATCAAAGTCTTGGGTTTGTTTTTCCGAAGCCACATAAGAGAACCCAATGCTGCTAGTGATATACTGAAAACCTGAAGTAAGAAATAAGGCCAAATGTTACAAGTCAAAAAGAAGAAATGATGGGGAAGACATGATAGATttcatcacaactccataatatGTGATATTAAATAACGAAGTCGATGTTCTCTCTTCTCCCTTCCTTGTTTcctttttgttctttctcttggGCAGGGGGAGGGGGGAGACATGGGGGTTACAGGGTTGGGTATTTTAGGGAAGGAGGTGGTACACTGCAAAGGCTAATAAATTGACCCGGAAGAATAAAACTCTACCAAATTTGCATTTGCTTCTAGGCCTTGTAAGATGTAGTCCCATGTGAACTCCAATCCTCTAGCACCAACCCAAAGAGGTGCCAATCTATGCAGAACAGAATCAGCAAAAGCCCACCCTGTGAACATAAAAACAATGACGTTAAAAGCAAGAAAGTTGCAGCAATTTCAAGAACaaatattctttctttttctttttgatacATAAATTTATTTCAATTGCTGCTCCTTGGTTTAACTTCacaatcataataataataataataataataataataataaatggtCAAAATGTCGACCCCGCCTCTCGTCTAGTATTTCATGTTTATCATAACCAGTATAACAATAAGATCACCATGATGGAACAAAGAAAATTATGTCCAACAAACGAGAAAATACTTTTCCATGTCACACCTTTTTAAGTTACAATACTGTTATTGGAACTCTCATTCTCAACCATACAACTCCTTTGATCAGTTATGCCTGCGGCTCTAGTAAAATTTGAAAAGACGCAATATGACTACCtttttcaggtttttttttttttttgataaggtaaaagtATTATTAAAAGAAAGGTACCAAGAAGGTACACCAAATTACATCGGAAACAGACAGACCCTACAAGAGTAACATATTACAATTTTCCAAGAGAATCCAAAAAGTCCATATACTGATCCATGTTCTCTAAAATATTCTTCTTACACCATACGAACAGATTGAGTAGACAGAGGTTCTTAATTCTAGAAATATGATTCTTTTTATTGTCAAAGCAAGTACTGTTCCTTTCTCTCCAAATAGTCCAGAAAATACACAAGGGAATGGTCCTCCAAAGTTGCTTCTGGCTCTTTGTTACTTTCTGCCCTTGCCAGCTCTCCCATAGACTTCTAGCATCTGAAGGCATAACCCAAGCTACACAACACAGACTCAGTATAAGTTCCCAGCACTGTTTAGCACAACTTTACAATGGATAAAGAGATGATTGACTGATTCCCGCTCCATTTCACATAAATAACACCTGTCGCTTAAATTGTATCCTCTTCTTTGCAAATTATCTAGAGTCAAACATGCATTTCTAATATCAACCCAGCCAAAACAAGCTACTTTGAGCGGTGCTCTTGTTTTCCATAGCATTCTCCATGGCCAATTTGGTTCAAAATGATCAGAACATTCCTGCAGCAATTTATATCCGCCTTTAACGgagtatttcatatcattgctCACTGTCCATAACAAAGCGTCCTCTTTATCTTCCTCTACCACTGCTGTATGCAAAAGCTGTAGAAACTGCCCtacctcttccacttcccaaTCATTAAAACCTCTCCTAAAATGTAATTGCCACCCACTGGAGGAGTAAAATTCTGAAACATTACCTACTTTGTTAACAGAGCAATTATACAGAGTTGGAAATCTGTTTTTCAAGCATTCCTCCCCCAGCCAAACATCAGATCAGAATTTAATCTTAGCACCATTCCCCAGCTTCAGCCTAGTATGTTGTTGAAACTCATTCCACAATTTGCTAATGTTGCTCCAGATACTGCCTCTAGAAGCATTATGAAACAAAAGGAGGGCTCCGTGTATCCTTTCTGGCATATTTAGCATCTATCAAAATCTTCCACAATGTATCATCACATTCATTATACTTCCACAACCATTTATACATCAAATGGCTTGCGCCTTAACAAACTTTGCCACAACAAGAACTAATCTGTCAAGATGAAAGAGGCTAGTCCAATTTCTATTCTTCTTTTTAGAATGGTAGCAGTAAAACTAGTCCAAATTCTATTCACTCGGATATTTCGTATAGCAACCCAATTCAGATTCACAATCCACAAAGCATTACAGAAGAAGTTAAGATAAATGAGGTGGTAAATTCAGCCAATAATACCTATTATCTGCCTTCCATTTTATAAATACGCTTTACCTTCTAAACAATCCAGTGAACCAATTAAAAAAGGCATTCACCAAACTGTGTAGGCCAGCATTTTGAAACAATTCCTAATTCTCAATTGCTGGATTTCCAGCTTACTTGTCAGGCTAATAGGTTTAATTACCCAGTAATCAAAATCTGACTAATTCATGTTATTTCAGGAAAAGTTAAATCATACTCACCTAGTCCAACAGCTTGAAACTTATGATTCTGCGAAATATTTCTGTGTGTTAACTGTGTCAATGCAAAATATAGGCCTGCAACATCTATAAACCCGAATAAAGCTTTCAACAATTCCTACAAAAAGGAAAGGAGCAGTTTATGATCAGCTATTAGCAAATTTTCTCTgaataaaaaaataacaaaaaaacatCACCAAATTGCCAAAAATGGGATTTAACTTTCTTTACGACACATCAGTTATTCTCTCCAGCAAATAGAAATGACACCACTGATCAGCCTCCATTGAAAAGCTTTTAGTGCATGGAAGACAAGAAGAGAACATATGGTGACCATTTGATTCATCATTGACCCAAGTTTCTGTAACACAATCAAATGTAACATTGATGCCAAATGTAACATTGATGCTTTGAGTTCCGGTTTGTTTTGGTTATTTGTTGTGCTCAGCACGGATTCAAATTCCtaggaaaagaaaacaaaagaggcATTCCTCCTACCACTTGAGATAACAAAAAGAAAGAATTGGAAGGGGCAGCTTTGTGGGTTCCAATTGAGTGTTTTTCACCAAGTTCCAATTTCTCAGGTCATACAACTATGCTAGATGGATAAAATCAAATGGTTGGGAAAAACGATGGTTGAAGAAAAAGAAGACTCAAAAGTACTTCAACCCGAGTCTACATCCAGCAAACCTTGAAATATGGGTCATCTATGGACAGATAAATTCAATTGTGCCCGACCCATTCAAATAAGACCTTTATTTATCTGTAGCTGTTGATGAACTAAACCAAAAACTACGGGTTCTAATCAATCGTAATTAAAAAAATCGACAAATAGACGTGACAGTTTATAAGCTGCAGTTCTCAATCTGACTGGAATCTTTCACCATGCCATGCCACCAGTATGATTTTAAGGTAAAACGGAAGGGAAAAAAGAAAGAGGGGACCAGGGTATGATAAAAGCTAGCAATCCTACTTTATTGAAGCTATGACTATTATAGATGAAACATCAAAACAAAGATTGATCCTCGACAGCAAGACAACAGCTAAAATGCCAAAAATAAGATGATAGCGGTCGTCACGGTCATTATGATAATGGAAACATATTAAAAGAGGGATAATGAAATACCTGATATGGATCAAAACTGTCGCTTTCAGATACATTAAGAAATGTTGCTAGACAAACAAGCTGAAAAGGAAAAGAATCTAAATGAGCTCGATGGCGATTCgaataaaacaaacaaaagtaACATCCTGGAACTTAAGTCCATATTCTTCGACATTGTTTCTGGTTAAATTGGTACTCAAAGCTAAAACTCAATCCATCTCTTAGCTTCCTTTTCTTCATTTAAGTAAAAGTAGTATGAATCCGTAGTCATGGCATAATCGAGCAGTAATTATTTACCTTTATTAGTGAGGTAACAAGGTAAACAACAGCAGCTCTTATTGAAGTCCATAGTGTATCATACTCGGACCTGCATAAAAACACCTAAGTCTCAATATCTGTTCCAAAATATCCTTTTCAAAAATAAAATTCTATTCGGAATTATAGTATTGGTTTATAGAGGCCATCCTTCCATGTCATGGACATCAAGGTGATAAAAATGTTCTTGATTCTAAAATCACAGATTCAATTAGAAATAGGAAGAAGCATACTAGAACAACTCACTCAAGAAGGACAGAGATTTATCATGCATAACAGCAGTCCAATTTGACTTAACTTTTGAAAGCGGACCATCAAATGATAGAGTAGACAGAATACTATCAAGTATCAGATTTAAATATTAAAGTCTAAACACTGCCACGAAAGCAAACAAGAAGCAAAAAATTATGGTATGCCCTGATACAATTTCCATCACTACTGAACATATTTAGAAAAATTAGGAGCAACCGAAGGAATaaactatgttgctcggacttttCCAAAATGTCACTGTGTGTGTGTcgaatcctccaaaagtagtgcaatTTTAGAGGATCCGACACTAGTGCGACATcgtttttgaagagtccgagcaacatagggaATAAATGCCCAAGAGAGAAGGTCATGATTCCTCTGTTTTGGTTCTTATTAGCAAAAGATGGTAGCTTGAAATGTAACGAGATTAAATAGCTATAGAATActccttctgtcccaatttatgtgatactttttcaCTTCacgagattcaaactgcatgaactttgaccaatattttaagatgtaatttttcaccaaattgatataaGAAAAGTTCCAACTTATAGTAcctttcatgtagttttcaaatatataaatttcaaTCTTAAAATATTTACTAgttaatctaatctaatttagcttcaaagtttagtcaaattgactgtcaaaaagcgaaaagtatcacataaattgggacagagggagtattaaacCTACATAGCTGCATAAGTAAACTATATACTCGATCCAACATTAATCAGATAAACAGATTGCCAAATTCACTATTCGCTAGAGACGAAGCTAAACCCATCACAATACCATTCTTAAGAGACAGAACACCACAAAATGCTTCATTTTTTTGCATAAGCTTTTTCCATTTAACCATGGTCAAAATACACTTAAAACTTAAAATATAATGATAAAACATCAATAACAGTGTTTAATCAGTACCTATAAAGATAACATCAATTGAATAATTTGACTAATGGAGTATTACCAATCAAGAACTCTTCAAACTGTTCaacattaattaaaaaaatactaaattcAGTGCAGCTGGCAGTAAATCAATCATAGGACATAATACAGGACACTAAACATGAGACCCCAACTCAACCAAAAAACATAGAAATTGAATCAAAACCCAAATTGGCTATTTAAGTAAATTTGGGctatttatgaaaaaaaaaaaaaaaaaaaggaacgtaCAAAGGGGTAGCAGAGTAATAAACAGCATGAGGTCCAAAAGTTAAGATTGCACAGTTAAAGAAGTGGAACACCgtcatcttcttcttccttcttccttAGTAGAAGAGAGATCTCAAACCAATGTTGCTGATATTTTTTGTGTTCAGCAAGATGGATCTCTGCTTAATTGGGCTCTTTGATCCACTTTATTGGGCcacttttcttattttattaCATGGGTTTTACACTGTTTACCTAGGctaattcgcagaattg
Coding sequences within it:
- the LOC132604113 gene encoding pollen-specific leucine-rich repeat extensin-like protein 3 encodes the protein MEVGTRFFSDDIGKMSNLDEIVFSNNDLGGCLPVEVGLLKNVTVFNAAGNSLSGILPKTLNGLSHVEELDLSHNSLTGFVPENLCSSSNLKNFKFSFNYFNGEAKSCEPHTRKDVTFDDTNNCLPDRPKQKSQKQCQPIVSKPIDCSKAKCGGPSSKSPPRKKNEVPPKPTPSPTPKSQPPKSKPNPPPTPKSPPTPKPSPKPHAPPPTTKKASPPPVSSPPPQVFSPPPIVHSPPPPVHSPPPPVSSPPPPVHSPPPPMHSPPPVHSPPPPPVHSPPPPVHSPPPPVASPPPPIHSPPPPVHSPPPPVHSPPPPVHSPPPPPVHSPPPPVHSPPPPVHSPPPPIVHSPPPPVHSPPPPLKSPPPPSPKLSPPPPFEHVVLPPNIGSIYASPPPPIFQGY
- the LOC132604114 gene encoding uncharacterized protein LOC132604114, producing MTVFHFFNCAILTFGPHAVYYSATPLSEYDTLWTSIRAAVVYLVTSLIKLVCLATFLNVSESDSFDPYQELLKALFGFIDVAGLYFALTQLTHRNISQNHKFQAVGLGWAFADSVLHRLAPLWVGARGLEFTWDYILQGLEANANLVFSISLAALGSLMWLRKNKPKTLIPIIYACAGIVATMPSITSYLRRGLGWHLPKVVGFELFSSLLIAFISWQLFVACQRPSN